The following proteins are encoded in a genomic region of Galbibacter sp. BG1:
- a CDS encoding DUF2945 domain-containing protein, whose translation MIKEGTKVKWKWGNGTAEGKVEKTYTSKITKTIKGNEITRDGQKNDKALYIKQEDGDYVLKSESEVERAE comes from the coding sequence ATGATCAAAGAAGGAACAAAAGTAAAGTGGAAATGGGGTAACGGTACCGCAGAAGGAAAAGTAGAAAAGACATATACCAGTAAAATAACCAAAACCATAAAAGGGAATGAAATTACACGAGACGGTCAAAAAAACGACAAGGCTTTGTATATTAAGCAAGAGGACGGCGATTATGTGCTAAAATCTGAAAGTGAAGTGGAAAGGGCTGAATAA
- a CDS encoding TrmH family RNA methyltransferase, giving the protein MKEISSVQNPLVKQILHLKDKSRERRKSGLFILEGIRETQLALKGSYELDTLLFNDEIILEKEVEQLLGNNKTQIIKISKEVYQKIAYRQTTEGVIAIAKSKNHSLEKLQFKNKNPLILVAEAPEKPGNIGALLRTADAANLDAVIIANPKSDMYNPNILRSSVGCVFTNAIATGTTSEIIDFLQKKDISINCAALSASVNYSTVNYSKATAIVVGTEATGLSDEWLEASNNNIIIPMKGEIDSMNVSVSAAIIIFEALRQRGF; this is encoded by the coding sequence TTGAAAGAAATTAGCAGTGTTCAAAATCCGCTTGTAAAACAAATCCTTCATTTAAAAGATAAATCAAGGGAACGAAGGAAATCTGGTTTATTTATTCTAGAAGGAATTCGGGAAACGCAGCTAGCTTTAAAGGGGAGTTATGAATTGGATACACTTCTTTTTAATGATGAGATTATTTTGGAAAAGGAGGTAGAGCAACTTTTAGGAAATAATAAAACACAGATAATAAAAATCTCTAAAGAAGTTTACCAAAAAATTGCTTACCGACAAACCACTGAAGGCGTTATAGCCATTGCAAAAAGCAAAAACCATTCCTTAGAAAAATTACAGTTTAAGAATAAGAATCCGCTGATTCTAGTTGCAGAAGCACCAGAAAAACCAGGAAATATCGGAGCTTTATTACGCACAGCCGATGCTGCCAATTTAGATGCCGTAATTATTGCGAACCCTAAAAGCGATATGTACAACCCAAATATATTGCGCTCCAGCGTGGGTTGTGTATTTACCAATGCCATTGCCACAGGAACCACTTCTGAAATTATAGATTTTTTACAAAAAAAAGATATTTCAATCAACTGCGCGGCCTTATCGGCCTCCGTAAATTACAGCACTGTTAATTACAGCAAAGCAACTGCCATCGTTGTGGGTACAGAGGCCACTGGGCTTAGTGATGAATGGCTGGAAGCTTCCAATAACAATATTATAATTCCTATGAAAGGGGAGATAGATTCCATGAATGTTTCTGTTTCTGCCGCTATTATTATTTTTGAAGCGCTAAGGCAAAGAGGTTTCTAA
- a CDS encoding M48 family metallopeptidase: MSPQTLFYIIIAILILDFIIDKILDSLNAKNFNNPIPAELADVYDEKEYKKSQAYKKANYRFSSISSLFSLTLTLAFFFLDGFQWVDEIARSISNNYIVIALLFFGIITFASDILTTPFSYYHTFVIEEKFGFNKTTKKTFFLDKLKGWLMMSVIGGGILALIILFYQLAGANFWIYAWIIVAVFTIFMNMFYSKIIVPMFNKQTPLENGSLKTNIENYAAKVGFQLDNIFVIDGSKRSTKANAYFSGFGKQKRITLFDTLVNDLEDEEIVTVLAHEVGHYKKKHIIFNIFASVLLTGVTLFILSLFINIPELSLAIGVKQPSFHAGLIAFGILYSPISQLTGLIMNYFSRKFEYQADDYAKNTYAAQPLINALKKLSKNSLSNLTPHPAYVFVHYSHPTLQQRFENLKS; encoded by the coding sequence ATGAGCCCACAAACCCTTTTTTATATAATAATTGCCATTCTAATCCTTGATTTTATTATCGATAAGATCTTGGATTCCCTAAATGCCAAAAACTTCAACAATCCCATTCCGGCAGAACTGGCAGATGTTTATGATGAAAAGGAATACAAAAAATCCCAAGCCTATAAAAAAGCAAATTATCGGTTTTCTAGCATAAGTTCCTTGTTCTCGTTAACGCTAACTTTGGCGTTTTTCTTTTTGGACGGTTTTCAATGGGTAGACGAAATTGCAAGAAGTATCAGTAACAACTATATAGTAATTGCTTTGCTTTTCTTCGGAATTATAACTTTTGCAAGCGATATTTTAACCACCCCTTTTTCTTACTACCATACTTTTGTGATTGAAGAAAAATTTGGTTTCAACAAAACCACTAAAAAAACATTTTTTCTGGATAAGCTCAAGGGTTGGCTGATGATGTCTGTAATCGGTGGTGGAATCCTTGCCCTTATTATTTTATTTTACCAACTGGCGGGCGCCAATTTTTGGATTTACGCTTGGATAATCGTAGCAGTATTTACCATTTTTATGAATATGTTTTACAGTAAGATTATTGTTCCAATGTTCAATAAACAAACGCCCTTAGAGAACGGCTCTTTAAAAACAAACATTGAAAATTATGCTGCTAAAGTAGGCTTTCAATTGGATAATATTTTTGTGATAGATGGTTCCAAAAGATCTACAAAAGCCAACGCCTATTTTTCTGGATTCGGCAAACAAAAACGAATTACATTGTTCGATACTTTGGTAAACGATTTGGAAGATGAAGAAATTGTAACGGTCCTGGCTCACGAGGTCGGTCATTACAAGAAAAAACATATTATCTTCAACATTTTTGCTTCAGTATTATTAACTGGCGTAACGTTATTTATTCTTTCCTTATTCATTAACATTCCCGAATTGTCTTTGGCCATTGGTGTTAAACAGCCAAGTTTCCACGCGGGTTTAATCGCTTTCGGGATACTTTATAGTCCGATTTCGCAATTAACCGGACTCATAATGAATTATTTTTCGCGTAAGTTTGAATATCAGGCAGACGATTATGCTAAAAACACCTATGCGGCCCAACCTCTAATTAATGCGCTTAAAAAACTTTCAAAAAACAGTTTGAGCAATCTTACCCCGCATCCTGCTTATGTTTTTGTTCATTATTCGCATCCAACATTGCAGCAGCGGTTCGAGAATTTAAAAAGCTAA
- a CDS encoding NAD(P)-dependent oxidoreductase, producing MKFGIIKERKTPPDRRVVLSPEACQIVKDKFPQAEIVVEPSNIRVFSDSEYEKYGFPISNDMANCDVLLGVKEVPIAALIPNKKYFFFSHTIKKQPYNRDLLQAVLQKNIELYDHEVITNTNGQRLVAFGRYAGIVGAYNGFRAYGLKFNLYNLPKAESLPNRKALIDALLRIRIPNIKILLTGKGRVGNGAKEMLDAMKIREVSVDEYLDKDFLEPVYCQIDVLDYNKRKDGTFPDVQDFYSNPQDYQSNFMRFAQKTDFFIAGHFYGDGAPYLYTREDAKASGFNIKVVADISCDIDGPVASTIRPSTIAEPIYGYDPVSEKEVDYLNTNAIAVMAVDNLPCELPADASGGFGESFVNHVIPAFFNNDKDGILERARMTHQGKLTERYAYLQDYVDGKE from the coding sequence GTGAAATTCGGAATTATAAAAGAGCGCAAAACACCACCAGATCGTCGGGTAGTTTTGTCACCAGAGGCCTGTCAAATTGTCAAGGATAAGTTTCCTCAAGCCGAAATTGTTGTAGAACCTTCTAATATTCGAGTATTTTCAGATTCAGAATATGAAAAATATGGTTTCCCAATTTCCAACGATATGGCCAATTGTGATGTTTTGCTGGGGGTAAAAGAAGTTCCTATTGCTGCGCTTATTCCGAACAAAAAATATTTCTTTTTTTCACATACCATAAAAAAACAACCCTACAATCGAGATTTACTTCAAGCGGTACTTCAAAAGAATATAGAACTCTACGACCATGAAGTTATAACCAATACAAACGGTCAACGCTTAGTAGCTTTCGGGCGATACGCAGGAATCGTGGGTGCCTATAATGGTTTTAGAGCATACGGTCTTAAATTTAATTTGTACAACTTGCCAAAAGCAGAAAGTCTGCCCAATAGAAAAGCTCTTATCGACGCTCTCCTCAGAATTCGTATTCCAAATATTAAAATTTTGCTTACTGGAAAAGGAAGAGTGGGTAATGGTGCCAAGGAGATGCTAGATGCTATGAAAATCAGGGAAGTTTCTGTAGATGAATATTTGGATAAAGATTTTCTAGAGCCGGTTTATTGTCAAATTGATGTTTTGGACTATAACAAGCGAAAAGACGGTACTTTTCCCGATGTTCAAGACTTCTATAGCAATCCACAGGATTACCAATCTAATTTCATGAGATTTGCCCAAAAAACCGATTTCTTTATTGCAGGGCATTTTTATGGGGATGGGGCACCGTACTTATACACTCGGGAAGATGCCAAAGCCTCTGGTTTTAATATCAAGGTAGTGGCCGATATTAGTTGTGATATCGATGGTCCCGTGGCCTCAACAATTCGTCCATCTACCATAGCAGAGCCTATTTATGGTTACGATCCAGTTTCAGAAAAAGAAGTGGATTATTTAAATACCAATGCCATAGCGGTAATGGCGGTGGATAACCTACCATGTGAATTGCCAGCTGACGCCAGCGGAGGGTTTGGGGAAAGTTTTGTAAACCATGTTATTCCTGCTTTTTTTAATAATGATAAGGACGGTATCTTAGAACGTGCTCGAATGACTCATCAAGGGAAACTTACCGAGAGGTATGCCTATTTACAGGATTATGTCGATGGAAAAGAGTAG
- a CDS encoding RelA/SpoT family protein encodes MKVLDVEKENKQIARQYKELLRISYQTLSDEDKKLIRLAFDTAVDAHKDQRRKSGEAYIFHPIAVAKIVAQQIGLDATAIAAALLHDVVEDTSYTLEDMERLFGETVARIVDGLTKISQMTSEQDISLQAENFRKMLLTLNDDVRVILIKIADRLHNMQTMDSMADHKQVKIASETLYIYAPLAHRIGLYNIKTELEDLGLKYTEPDVYNDILNKMQESKEDQEAYIESFSNVIKESLDVEGLNYVIKGRPKSIFSIRRKMKSQNVSFDEVYDKFAIRIIYKSDRDNEKFLAWKIYSIVTDHFRPNPTRLRDWISSPKTTGYEALHITVIGPKGRWVEVQIRSERMHEIAEKGYAAHFKYKHGDQKEQGIEIWLNRLQEALENADGNAVDFVEEFKLNLYSQEIFVFTPKGELKSLPKGASPLDFAFSIHTEVGLKTRGAKVNGKLVPLSRELKSGDQVEVITSESSKPNANWLDYATTARARAKIKSSLKDEKKQIAEEGKEILRRKLKQLKITLNENIVNDLVVYFKLKTSLDLFYRVGISTIDNQMLKDFAASRSNTFINFFKNKMRKPASAEEINREEITTNYDQLVFGKEEEKLDYKFSNCCSPIPGDDVFGFITVNEGIKVHKKNCPNAITLQSNYAYRIISAKWIDSTQQEFTAILKLDGIDNLGLVSNVTKVISNNMHVNMKSINFDTEGGVFSGKITVEVKNKTILKKLLENLKKIHGIDKVRRL; translated from the coding sequence ATGAAGGTACTTGATGTAGAAAAGGAAAACAAGCAGATAGCCAGGCAATATAAGGAGTTATTGCGCATCAGTTATCAAACCCTTTCAGATGAAGATAAAAAGCTCATCCGGTTGGCTTTCGATACGGCTGTAGATGCGCATAAAGATCAGCGTAGAAAGAGTGGCGAAGCTTACATTTTCCATCCCATTGCGGTTGCCAAGATAGTGGCGCAGCAAATCGGGCTGGATGCTACCGCTATTGCGGCTGCCTTGTTGCACGATGTGGTGGAAGATACTTCCTACACCTTGGAAGATATGGAACGCTTGTTTGGGGAGACCGTAGCACGTATTGTGGACGGACTTACCAAAATTTCCCAAATGACATCAGAGCAAGATATTTCCTTGCAAGCAGAAAACTTCAGGAAAATGCTGCTCACCCTTAACGATGATGTAAGGGTAATTCTTATAAAAATAGCCGATCGCTTACACAATATGCAAACCATGGATTCCATGGCAGACCATAAGCAGGTTAAAATAGCTTCGGAAACCCTTTACATTTACGCTCCCTTAGCACATAGGATTGGGCTCTACAATATAAAGACAGAGCTTGAAGATTTGGGATTAAAATACACCGAACCAGATGTCTACAACGACATTCTTAATAAAATGCAGGAAAGCAAAGAAGACCAAGAAGCATATATTGAGTCTTTTAGCAATGTAATAAAAGAGAGTTTGGATGTTGAAGGGTTGAATTATGTGATTAAAGGTCGCCCTAAATCTATTTTTTCCATCCGAAGGAAAATGAAATCCCAAAACGTAAGCTTTGATGAAGTATACGATAAATTTGCTATCCGCATTATTTATAAAAGCGATCGAGACAATGAAAAATTCCTAGCTTGGAAAATTTATTCCATCGTCACCGATCACTTCAGACCCAATCCAACGCGACTCCGGGATTGGATTTCTTCCCCCAAAACAACTGGGTATGAAGCATTGCACATTACCGTTATCGGGCCCAAAGGCAGATGGGTAGAAGTGCAAATACGCAGTGAGCGGATGCACGAAATTGCAGAGAAGGGATATGCGGCACATTTTAAATACAAGCATGGAGATCAAAAAGAGCAAGGTATAGAGATATGGCTCAACCGCTTGCAGGAAGCACTAGAAAACGCCGATGGAAATGCAGTGGATTTTGTGGAAGAATTTAAGCTAAACCTTTATTCCCAAGAGATTTTTGTATTTACTCCCAAAGGCGAATTGAAATCGCTGCCCAAAGGAGCCTCCCCTTTAGACTTTGCCTTCAGCATACATACCGAGGTTGGTTTAAAAACCAGAGGGGCCAAAGTCAATGGAAAATTAGTTCCCCTTAGCAGGGAATTAAAAAGTGGGGATCAAGTAGAAGTAATCACCTCAGAAAGCTCCAAACCTAATGCAAACTGGTTAGATTACGCCACCACAGCAAGGGCAAGGGCTAAAATAAAATCTTCCCTTAAAGACGAGAAAAAACAAATTGCAGAAGAAGGAAAAGAAATACTCCGAAGAAAACTCAAGCAGCTTAAAATTACGCTGAATGAAAATATAGTGAACGACCTCGTGGTCTATTTCAAACTAAAAACAAGTCTAGACCTTTTTTACAGGGTGGGAATAAGCACTATAGACAACCAAATGCTTAAAGATTTTGCCGCTTCCCGTAGCAACACTTTTATAAATTTCTTTAAAAATAAGATGCGCAAACCAGCATCTGCCGAAGAAATTAATAGGGAAGAAATAACCACCAATTACGATCAACTTGTTTTTGGGAAGGAAGAAGAAAAACTGGACTATAAGTTTTCCAATTGCTGCAGTCCTATCCCCGGGGATGATGTTTTTGGATTTATTACCGTAAATGAAGGGATTAAAGTTCATAAAAAAAATTGTCCGAATGCCATTACACTGCAGTCAAACTACGCATATAGGATTATCTCTGCTAAATGGATTGATTCTACCCAACAGGAATTTACAGCCATCCTAAAACTGGATGGTATCGATAATCTAGGTTTGGTAAGCAACGTCACCAAAGTAATTTCCAATAATATGCACGTAAACATGAAAAGTATCAATTTTGATACGGAGGGTGGTGTTTTTTCAGGAAAAATTACGGTAGAAGTTAAAAACAAGACCATTTTGAAAAAGCTATTGGAGAATTTGAAAAAAATCCACGGTATTGATAAGGTTCGAAGGCTATAA
- a CDS encoding nicotinate phosphoribosyltransferase gives MNPLLFTDGYKIDHRRQYPDGTTLVYSNWTPRKSRIEGIDKVVFFGLQYFIKKYILEDFKINFFDQPKAEVCKKYTRRINNYLGENSVGIAHIEALHDLGYIPMCIKALPEGVSVPIRVPMFTMYNTIPEFFWLTNYFETLLSTTVWLPCNSATIAKQYRLVLDKYAEETSTVEELVDWQGHDFSMRGMAGLEAALLSAAGHLLSFTGTDTVPAIDFLENYYGADADKELIGGSVAATEHSVMSMGTNSGELETFKRLITEIYPKGIVSIVSDTWDLWKVLTVYLPKLKEEVLRREGKVVVRPDSGDPVDIICGNPNGKTVEERKGVIELLWDIFGGTENKKGYKELDPHIGAIYGDSITIERATQICERLKNKGFASTNVVLGIGSFTYQYNTRDTFGFAMKATYGEVNGEGREIYKDPITDDGTKKSAKGLIKIELENGEYKMYDRVSWDEEKEGALKVVFKDGELIVDQSLQEIRKRIKNDTQKPVETV, from the coding sequence ATGAACCCATTACTATTTACAGACGGTTATAAAATTGATCACCGAAGACAATATCCAGATGGAACAACCTTGGTTTATTCCAACTGGACACCACGAAAAAGTCGTATTGAAGGTATTGATAAGGTCGTGTTTTTCGGCCTCCAATACTTCATTAAAAAATATATCCTAGAGGACTTCAAAATCAATTTTTTCGATCAACCTAAAGCTGAAGTATGTAAAAAATACACCCGTAGAATTAATAATTATTTAGGCGAAAATTCAGTAGGAATAGCGCACATAGAAGCACTGCATGATTTAGGGTATATTCCCATGTGCATAAAAGCCCTGCCAGAAGGGGTTTCTGTACCCATACGGGTTCCCATGTTTACCATGTACAATACCATCCCAGAGTTCTTTTGGTTGACTAATTATTTTGAAACCCTGTTATCTACAACAGTTTGGTTGCCATGTAATTCTGCTACCATTGCCAAGCAATACCGTTTGGTTTTGGATAAATATGCTGAAGAAACTTCTACTGTTGAAGAATTGGTTGATTGGCAAGGGCACGATTTTTCCATGCGAGGAATGGCCGGTTTGGAAGCTGCCTTGTTGAGTGCTGCCGGACATTTATTGAGTTTTACTGGTACCGATACGGTTCCTGCAATAGATTTTCTTGAAAATTATTACGGTGCAGATGCAGATAAAGAGTTAATTGGGGGCTCTGTAGCGGCTACAGAACACTCTGTAATGTCTATGGGAACAAATAGTGGTGAGCTAGAAACATTTAAAAGGTTGATCACAGAAATTTATCCCAAGGGTATTGTTTCCATTGTTTCCGATACTTGGGATTTATGGAAAGTACTCACTGTTTACTTACCAAAACTTAAAGAAGAGGTGCTAAGAAGGGAAGGGAAAGTTGTAGTACGCCCAGACAGTGGAGATCCTGTGGATATTATTTGTGGAAACCCTAATGGTAAAACCGTTGAAGAAAGAAAAGGGGTTATTGAACTTTTATGGGATATTTTTGGTGGCACCGAAAATAAAAAAGGCTACAAAGAACTGGATCCTCATATCGGTGCTATTTATGGGGACAGCATAACCATAGAAAGAGCAACCCAAATTTGCGAACGATTAAAAAATAAAGGATTTGCATCTACGAATGTGGTTTTGGGAATTGGTTCTTTTACCTACCAATATAATACGAGGGACACTTTTGGGTTTGCCATGAAAGCAACCTATGGGGAAGTTAATGGCGAAGGAAGGGAAATTTATAAAGACCCTATTACAGATGACGGTACCAAGAAATCTGCCAAAGGTTTAATAAAAATTGAGCTAGAAAATGGTGAGTACAAGATGTATGATAGAGTGAGCTGGGATGAAGAGAAAGAAGGAGCTTTAAAGGTTGTTTTTAAAGATGGGGAATTAATAGTAGACCAAAGTTTACAAGAGATTAGAAAACGCATTAAAAACGACACCCAAAAACCAGTTGAAACTGTTTAA
- a CDS encoding NUDIX hydrolase has protein sequence MKIDQDIKVAVDAVVFGYTHGELHILLIQQKFGSEKNKWALPGGFVKNDESLADAVNRELIEETGVAANYLEQLYTFGATERDPRARTISIAYMALINPDNITLKASTDAVDAKWFAIKEIPSLAFDHQTILEKGWQRLKNKIHYQPIGFELLSTEFPFSDLENLYQTILDRKIDRRNFRKKMMSFGILTKTNKTFKPSSGRPAKLYKFNLKTYKELENKGFHFEIKFA, from the coding sequence ATGAAGATCGATCAGGATATAAAAGTGGCCGTAGATGCTGTAGTATTTGGATATACTCATGGAGAATTGCATATCCTTTTAATTCAGCAAAAATTTGGTTCCGAAAAGAATAAATGGGCACTTCCTGGAGGATTTGTTAAAAATGATGAATCCCTGGCCGATGCTGTTAACCGGGAGCTCATAGAAGAAACCGGTGTTGCAGCCAATTATCTAGAACAGCTATACACCTTTGGTGCTACCGAACGAGATCCTAGGGCACGCACTATTTCTATAGCATACATGGCTCTCATAAATCCTGATAACATTACACTTAAAGCCTCTACGGATGCGGTAGATGCCAAGTGGTTCGCTATAAAAGAAATTCCTTCTTTGGCCTTCGACCACCAAACAATCCTTGAAAAAGGATGGCAACGTCTAAAGAATAAAATTCATTACCAACCTATTGGCTTTGAACTCCTTTCTACGGAATTCCCTTTTTCCGATTTGGAAAATCTTTATCAAACCATTCTGGATAGAAAAATAGATCGTAGAAACTTTAGGAAGAAAATGATGAGTTTTGGTATTTTAACCAAAACCAACAAAACATTTAAGCCTAGCAGTGGGAGGCCGGCAAAACTCTATAAATTCAATCTCAAAACATATAAAGAGTTAGAAAACAAAGGATTCCACTTTGAAATTAAGTTTGCGTAA
- the prs gene encoding ribose-phosphate diphosphokinase, with amino-acid sequence MILNLDTNFRPFGNQNEISFKAFTFYGGEPHIKIESALDPKKEVTITHRITSFNDLGLLMVAVNALRNMGVKSIRAFLPYFPGARQDRLMVTGEPLTVKVYADVINNLKLEKVTILDPHSEVTPALIDNCEALDNFSFIKHITNSLSGDLLLISPDGGALKKIYKVAAYLKDYPVVECSKTRDVKTGTLSGFKVYAEDLKKQNCLIVDDICDGGGTFIGLAQELKKKNAGNIYLAVTHGIFSKGFDELSAHFEEIYTTDSFKSLSEMKGVTQIKINQLLK; translated from the coding sequence ATGATACTGAATCTCGATACTAACTTCAGGCCTTTTGGCAACCAAAACGAAATAAGCTTTAAAGCATTTACATTCTACGGTGGCGAGCCTCATATTAAAATTGAAAGCGCTTTAGATCCCAAAAAGGAGGTTACCATAACACATAGAATCACTTCTTTTAACGATTTGGGTCTTCTTATGGTAGCGGTGAATGCTTTAAGAAATATGGGGGTTAAAAGCATTCGTGCCTTTCTTCCTTATTTTCCTGGGGCAAGGCAAGATCGGTTAATGGTAACGGGGGAACCTTTAACGGTTAAAGTATATGCTGATGTTATCAATAATTTGAAACTTGAAAAGGTAACCATTTTAGATCCGCATTCTGAAGTCACTCCGGCCTTGATTGACAATTGTGAAGCCTTAGATAACTTCAGTTTTATAAAACATATCACAAACTCTTTGAGTGGTGATCTATTGCTTATTTCGCCAGATGGTGGCGCCCTAAAAAAGATTTACAAAGTGGCTGCTTACCTAAAAGATTATCCAGTAGTTGAATGCTCTAAAACGAGGGATGTAAAAACAGGCACATTATCTGGTTTTAAAGTTTATGCTGAAGACCTCAAAAAGCAAAACTGTTTAATTGTAGACGATATTTGCGATGGTGGAGGAACTTTTATTGGCCTGGCTCAAGAATTGAAGAAGAAAAATGCTGGAAATATTTATTTGGCCGTAACACACGGTATTTTCAGCAAAGGTTTCGATGAATTATCTGCTCACTTTGAAGAAATTTATACAACTGACTCCTTTAAATCCTTATCGGAAATGAAGGGAGTTACTCAAATTAAAATTAATCAACTTTTAAAATAA